CCTTCACGTGCTGCTCCACCGCGGGGAGCAGGTCCTCCGGCTCGAGGGCCCCCATCTCCACCAGGACCGTCCCCAGCCGCCGCCCGGGCCGGATCATCTGGCTGGCGTCCAGGTACTGGCGGACCGTGATCTTGCCCTGCAGGAGCAGGCTCTCCCCCATCCGCTCATCGGGGTTGCTGCTCTTGGCGTAGACCACCCGCCCCATGTGGAGGTACAGGCTCTTGGTGACCTGCCCGCCGCGGAAGGTGAGCACCCCCGTCTCCCCGCTGCCCAGCACCGACCTCAGCAGCTCGGGGACGCTGGAGTCCTCGATCCTGCCCCGCAGGGTCAGGTTGCTGCCTTCGGGCTCGGCCTCGGGGACCCTCATCGATCCGTCACTTCTCCCTCCCCAGCGCCTTCATCCAGTCGATGGGCACGGGAAAGATGATGGTGGAGTTCTTCTCGGCCGCGATCTCGGTCAGGGTCTGCAGGTAGCGCAGATGCAGGGCCACGGGCTGGGCCTGCAGCGTCTCGGCTGCTTGCGTGAGCTGCTTGGAGGCCTCCAGCTCGCCGGAGGCGTGGATGATCTTGGCCCGCTTCTCCCGCTCCGACTCCGCCTGCTTGGCCATGGCCCGCTGCATCTCCAGGGGGAGGTCCACGGCCTTGACCGCGACCTGGGTCACCTTCACCCCCCAGGGATCGGTGTGCTGGTCGATCACCTCCTGGAGCATGACCCCCAGCCGCTCGCGCTCGGAGAGCAGCTCGTCGAGGTGGGCCTGTCCCAGGATGCTGCGCAGGCTGGTCTGGGCCTCCTGGCTCGTCGCGTAGAGGAAGTTCTCGACCTGCACCACCGCCTTGAGCGGATCCACCACCCGGAAGTAAACGACGGCATTCACCTTGACGGTCACGTTGTCCCGGGTGATCACGTCCTGGGGGGGCACGTCCAGCACCACCGT
This portion of the Vicinamibacteria bacterium genome encodes:
- a CDS encoding slipin family protein, whose product is TVVLDVPPQDVITRDNVTVKVNAVVYFRVVDPLKAVVQVENFLYATSQEAQTSLRSILGQAHLDELLSERERLGVMLQEVIDQHTDPWGVKVTQVAVKAVDLPLEMQRAMAKQAESEREKRAKIIHASGELEASKQLTQAAETLQAQPVALHLRYLQTLTEIAAEKNSTIIFPVPIDWMKALGREK